One window of Triticum dicoccoides isolate Atlit2015 ecotype Zavitan chromosome 5A, WEW_v2.0, whole genome shotgun sequence genomic DNA carries:
- the LOC119298354 gene encoding NAC domain-containing protein 105-like, with amino-acid sequence MDSMESCVPPGFRFHPTDEELVGYYLRKKVASQKIDLDVIRDIDLYRIEPWDLTEHYGIGYEEQNEWYFFSFKDRKYPTGTRTNRATMAGFWKATGRDKAVHERSRLIGMRKTLVFYKGRAPNGQKTDWIMHEYRLETDENAPPQEEGWVVCRAFKKRTAYPNRGMMERWGSNYSYNEVNAMSGAPFPDPNMASTYAAAAQMGRGASFKEEAEQLDGAAALLRYTSSHLVELPQLESPSAPLPRKKARAPEEEEDAASGGSRRRPRKHAQADNETTKDWRALDKFVASQLSPGGECGALEATAATTAGAAAGASSQMQAQLDRDEDDMAALLFLNSDGRDEMERWTGLLGSAGASVDGDLGICVFDK; translated from the exons atgGACTCCATGGAATCATGCGTCCCTCCTGGGTTCAGGTTCCaccccaccgacgaggagctcgtcGGCTACTACCTCCGCAAGAAGGTGGCCTCCCAGAAGATCGACCTCGACGTCATCCGCGACATTGATCTCTACCGCATCGAgccatgggatctcacag AGCACTATGGCATCGGGTACGAGGAGCAGAACGAGTGGTACTTCTTCAGCTTCAAAGACCGCAAGTACCCGACGGGGACGAGGACGAACAGGGCGACCATGGCAGGGTTCTGGAAGGCGACGGGGAGGGACAAGGCGGTGCACGAGAGGAGCAGGCTCATCGGCATGAGAAAGACCCTCGTCTTCTACAAGGGCAGGGCGCCCAACGGACAGAAGACAGACTGGATCATGCACGAGTACCGCCTCGAGACTGACGAGAACGCGCCACCGCAG GAAGAAGGATGGGTGGTGTGCAGGGCGTTCAAGAAGAGGACGGCGTACCCGAACCGGGGCATGATGGAGAGATGGGGCTCAAACTACTCCTACAACGAGGTCAATGCCATGTCCGGCGCGCCGTTCCCGGACCCGAACATGGCGTCGACGTACGCGGCAGCGGCGCAGATGGGCAGGGGCGCGAGCTTCAAGGAGGAGGCGGAGCAGCTGGACGGGGCCGCCGCCCTGCTGCGATACACCTCCAGCCACCTAGTCGAGCTGCCGCAGCTCGAGAGCCCGTCCGCTCCGCTCCCGCGTAAGAAGGCCAGGgcgcccgaggaggaggaggacgccgcCTCCGGTGGCAGCAGGCGTCGACCTCGCAAGCACGCGCAGGCCGACAATGAGACCACCAAGGACTGGAGGGCGCTGGACAAATTCGTGGCGTCGCAGCTCAGCCCCGGCGGCGAGTGCGGTGCTCTGGAGGCAACGGCAGCGACCACGGCGGGTGCGGCAGCTGGCGCGAGCTCGCAGATGCAAGCGCAGCTGGACCGCGACGAGGACGATATGGCCGCATTGCTGTTCCTCAACAGCGACGGGAGGGATGAGATGGAGAGGTGGACGGGGTTGCTCGGCTCGGCCGGGGCCAGCGTCGACGGTGACCTCGGGATCTGCGTGTTTGATAAATGA